Proteins co-encoded in one Dasypus novemcinctus isolate mDasNov1 chromosome 6, mDasNov1.1.hap2, whole genome shotgun sequence genomic window:
- the LOC131278863 gene encoding olfactory receptor 13A1-like: MAMSNQTIVTEFILQGFSETPQLQVLLFILFLSFYIMALCGNSLIVVAISFSPGLHTPMYFLLVNLAVFDLFCACSVLPKLLDILVAERRTISFWGCIIQMFFLTWFVAAELLLFTAMAYDRYVAICHPLHYSSMMSPRVCVVLTGAVWGIGILGPGADTCLVLQLNFCGPNVIDHFFCEIPPVLLLSCSSTYFNDIITIVADIFYAVLNFLLTMVSYGFIISTILKIRTAEGKRRAFSTCSSHLIVVTMYYTTVIYTYLTPGSSYSPEAGKVMAVLYSTVSPTLNPLIYTLRNKDVKAALKKIFTFLVEKL, from the coding sequence ATGGCCATGAGTAATCAGACCATCGTGACAGAATTCATCCTGCAGGGATTCTCAGAAACACCACAGCTCCAGGTTCTTTTGTtcatcctcttcctctccttctaCATCATGGCCCTCTGTGGTAATTCCCTCATTGTAGTGGCCATCAGCTTCAGCCCTGGACTCCATACCCCCATGTACTTTTTGTTGGTCAACTTGGCTGTATTTGATCTTTTCTGTGCATGTAGTGTTTTGCCTAAGCTACTTGATATTCTGGTGGCAGAGAGGAGAACCATCTCCTTCTGGGGTTGCATTATTCAGATGTTCTTCCTAACATGGTTTGTTGCAGCAGAACTACTTCTCTTTACtgccatggcctatgaccgctatgtagcCATCTGCCATCCCCTGCACTATAGCTCGATGATGAGTCCCCGAGTGTGTGTAGTTCTTACGGGAGCTGTGTGGGGAATTGGCATACTTGGTCCTGGGGCCGACACCTGTCTGGTATTACAGTTGAACTTCTGTGGGCCTAATGTAATAGATCACTTTTTCTGTGAGATTCCCCCTGTGTTGTTGCTCTCCTGCTCCTCcacatattttaatgatattattACAATAGTAGCTGACATCTTCTATGCTGTGTTGAATTTCCTGCTTACCATGGTGTCCTATGGCTTCATCATCTCCACCATCCTTAAGATTCGTACGGCTGAGGGGAAACGGCGAGCCTTCTCCACTTGTTCCTCCCACCTCATTGTAGTCACCATGTACTACACTACAGTCATCTACACATACCTGACCCCAGGCTCCAGCTATTCCCCTGAAGCAGGCAAGGTCATGGCTGTGCTTTATTCTACAGTGAGCCCCACCTTGAACCCTCTTATCTACACACTAAGGAACAAGGATGTCAAGGCTGCTCTCAAGaaaatctttacatttttagtagAGAAACtgtaa